The following are encoded in a window of Nakamurella sp. A5-74 genomic DNA:
- a CDS encoding FAD-dependent oxidoreductase, with translation MMKANDTEWDLVVIGGGTAGIVASRTAAGLGARVALVERAAPGGDCLWTGCVPSKALIAAAHHVAVARRAPGFGVSSPVGAVDFPAVMAQVKAAIEAIAPDDSVEAMVAAGVEVITGSARFIAAGALEVDGRRVELRRAIITTGARPAIPPVPGLREAEPLTSDTVWDLQALPDRLVVMGGGSIGCELGQSFARLGSRVTLVEALPRILAREDPDAARLVQDMFDRDGVHVRAGQPVVAVRGGAGHPGELVLDGPSSSSTVEFDRLLVAVGRRPNTAGLQVDVAGVQLDERGFVQIDDHLRTSNPRIWAAGDVTALPPFTHTAGVFGSLAATNAILGLRRTVDLSAVPRVTFTDPEVAAVGLPTWAENGERAPRTLTQEHAHVDRAVVDGRTDGFSRLTVGRGSRIVGATVVGPRAGETLAELTLAVRKNLTTSDLAGTIHPYPTYGDGPWNATIADVRSKVAAPIVQRIAAVLRWLRGLRSK, from the coding sequence ATGATGAAGGCGAACGACACCGAGTGGGACCTGGTCGTGATCGGCGGTGGGACTGCGGGGATCGTGGCATCACGGACCGCAGCGGGGCTCGGGGCCAGGGTCGCGCTGGTGGAGCGCGCGGCGCCGGGCGGCGATTGCCTGTGGACCGGGTGCGTTCCCAGCAAGGCGTTGATCGCGGCAGCGCACCATGTCGCCGTGGCCCGCCGCGCGCCGGGGTTCGGGGTCAGCAGCCCCGTCGGTGCCGTCGACTTCCCTGCGGTGATGGCCCAGGTGAAGGCAGCGATCGAGGCCATTGCCCCGGACGACTCCGTGGAGGCCATGGTCGCTGCCGGGGTCGAGGTGATCACCGGATCCGCCCGATTCATCGCTGCGGGTGCACTCGAGGTGGACGGGCGGCGCGTGGAGCTCCGCCGGGCCATCATCACCACCGGTGCCCGACCGGCGATCCCGCCGGTGCCGGGATTACGGGAGGCCGAGCCGCTGACCAGCGACACCGTGTGGGACCTGCAAGCGCTGCCGGACCGGTTGGTCGTGATGGGTGGCGGCAGCATCGGCTGCGAACTCGGGCAGTCCTTCGCCCGGTTGGGCTCCCGGGTCACCCTGGTCGAGGCGCTGCCTCGGATCCTGGCCCGCGAGGACCCGGACGCAGCCCGGCTGGTGCAGGACATGTTCGACCGGGACGGCGTCCACGTGCGTGCGGGACAGCCGGTGGTCGCGGTGCGCGGCGGTGCAGGTCACCCCGGAGAACTCGTGCTGGACGGACCGTCGTCGAGCAGCACGGTCGAGTTCGATCGGTTGCTGGTCGCGGTCGGCCGCCGGCCGAACACCGCCGGCCTCCAGGTCGATGTCGCCGGGGTGCAGCTGGACGAGCGCGGATTCGTGCAGATCGATGACCACCTGCGCACCAGCAACCCGCGGATCTGGGCCGCCGGCGACGTCACCGCTCTTCCCCCGTTCACCCACACCGCAGGGGTTTTCGGCAGTCTCGCCGCGACCAATGCGATCCTGGGTCTGCGTCGGACGGTGGATCTGTCGGCGGTTCCCCGGGTCACCTTCACCGACCCGGAGGTCGCTGCCGTAGGCCTGCCGACCTGGGCGGAGAACGGGGAAAGGGCGCCTCGCACGCTGACCCAGGAGCACGCCCACGTCGACCGGGCAGTGGTGGACGGCCGGACGGACGGGTTCAGCCGGCTGACCGTCGGCAGAGGCTCGCGGATCGTGGGCGCGACCGTCGTCGGGCCGAGGGCCGGAGAAACGCTGGCCGAGCTCACCCTGGCCGTTCGCAAAAACCTCACCACCAGCGACCTCGCCGGCACGATCCACCCCTACCCGACCTACGGAGACGGACCCTGGAACGCAACGATCGCTGATGTTCGCAGCAAGGTTGCCGCACCGATCGTGCAACGGATAGCAGCGGTGCTGCGGTGGCTTCGCGGCCTTCGGTCGAAATGA
- a CDS encoding zf-HC2 domain-containing protein — protein sequence MRKGLLSRSECHRAAKMLQSYLDGELDPTNAAIMASHLEFCRRCGLALSTYRSIKTVIAAVSPSPVDAAAIDRLRAFADQLEASGGEDPA from the coding sequence ATGCGAAAGGGCCTGCTCAGCAGATCCGAGTGCCACCGTGCAGCCAAGATGCTGCAGAGCTACCTCGACGGAGAACTCGACCCGACGAATGCCGCAATCATGGCCTCGCACCTGGAATTCTGCCGGCGCTGCGGCCTGGCCCTCAGCACCTACCGATCGATCAAGACGGTCATCGCCGCCGTCAGCCCGAGCCCGGTCGACGCCGCAGCCATCGACCGACTGAGGGCCTTCGCCGACCAACTCGAAGCCTCAGGCGGAGAAGATCCGGCATGA
- a CDS encoding sigma-70 family RNA polymerase sigma factor, whose protein sequence is MSGAPSGQQHSAFHEHVVPQIDVLYRVALAMTGQPADAEDLVQDTLVRAFRAIARFDGAHPRAWLLTILRNTHINRGRRQRPVLFADSEHAARALDLAAPPAPAAEEVVVGELFEAVVADALAGLPDKHRAVVTLVDIQGLSYQQAADALGIPRGTVMSRLHRARARIRGQLVSAGSLPAGRSM, encoded by the coding sequence GTGAGCGGTGCTCCGAGCGGGCAGCAGCACAGCGCGTTCCACGAGCATGTGGTGCCGCAGATCGATGTGTTGTACCGGGTGGCGCTGGCCATGACCGGCCAGCCCGCCGACGCCGAAGACCTCGTCCAGGACACACTCGTCCGGGCATTCCGGGCAATCGCCCGCTTCGACGGCGCTCACCCGCGCGCCTGGCTGCTCACGATCCTGCGCAACACCCACATCAACCGGGGCCGTCGGCAGCGCCCGGTGTTGTTCGCCGACTCCGAGCACGCGGCGCGGGCACTGGATCTGGCCGCTCCTCCCGCGCCCGCTGCCGAAGAGGTCGTGGTCGGGGAACTGTTCGAGGCAGTGGTCGCCGACGCACTGGCCGGCCTGCCCGACAAGCACCGGGCCGTGGTGACGCTGGTGGACATCCAGGGTCTGAGCTACCAACAGGCCGCCGATGCACTGGGCATACCTCGCGGCACAGTGATGAGCCGGCTGCACCGGGCCAGAGCACGCATCCGAGGACAATTGGTTTCCGCCGGATCCCTCCCTGCAGGAAGGTCGATGTGA
- a CDS encoding DoxX family protein, protein MRALSLPALHRLAHLAPLALRLGLGIVFVVHGVSKLNGGPATGFGGMLTGLGVGAPALFAWLVTIAELVGGVLLLIGLLTRLATLPLIATLIGAIILVKADLGVIAGMGSPMPGAELDIALLAGLVALLFIGPGMLSVDRMLGLESAPVRENEPVSARL, encoded by the coding sequence ATGCGAGCTCTCAGCCTTCCCGCTCTCCACCGCCTGGCCCATCTGGCTCCCCTGGCGCTCCGTCTGGGGCTGGGCATCGTGTTCGTCGTGCATGGTGTGTCCAAGCTCAATGGCGGCCCCGCCACCGGGTTCGGCGGGATGCTCACCGGGCTGGGGGTGGGCGCCCCCGCGCTCTTCGCCTGGTTGGTGACGATCGCCGAGCTGGTCGGTGGCGTGCTGCTGCTGATCGGTCTGCTCACCCGGCTTGCCACGCTGCCGCTGATCGCAACCCTCATCGGCGCCATCATCCTGGTCAAGGCCGACCTCGGTGTGATCGCCGGAATGGGCTCCCCCATGCCCGGCGCCGAACTCGACATCGCGCTGCTGGCCGGTCTTGTCGCACTGCTGTTCATCGGACCGGGCATGCTGTCGGTGGACCGGATGCTCGGTCTGGAGTCCGCACCGGTGCGCGAGAACGAACCGGTATCCGCCCGGCTCTGA
- a CDS encoding sigma-70 family RNA polymerase sigma factor: protein MSDRAIHEQLLDALYRECAPMLNLYARRLTSGDSHRAEEAVQEAFSRAWGNPHVFDPSRGSARAWLVTVVRNILIDESRTPRIRRTDDDSALAEHPAPLDEIDRMLTATLLEDALASLAEPHRLVIVRCYYGGTPLKDLAAELGVPLGTAKSRLFYGLRALRAALQERGLQT from the coding sequence ATGAGCGACCGGGCCATCCACGAGCAACTGCTCGATGCGCTGTACCGGGAGTGTGCTCCGATGCTCAACCTGTATGCCCGCCGGCTGACGTCCGGCGACAGCCATCGAGCGGAAGAAGCGGTGCAGGAAGCCTTTTCGCGGGCCTGGGGCAACCCGCACGTTTTCGATCCGAGCAGGGGATCGGCCCGCGCCTGGTTGGTCACGGTGGTCCGGAACATCCTGATCGACGAGTCCCGCACCCCCAGGATCCGGCGAACGGACGATGACTCCGCGCTGGCCGAGCATCCGGCACCGCTGGACGAGATCGACCGAATGCTGACCGCGACCCTGCTCGAGGATGCGCTGGCCTCACTCGCCGAACCCCACCGGCTGGTCATCGTGCGGTGCTACTACGGCGGCACCCCGCTGAAGGACCTGGCCGCAGAACTGGGTGTGCCGCTGGGTACCGCCAAGTCTCGGCTGTTCTACGGCCTGCGCGCACTGCGCGCGGCCCTGCAGGAGCGGGGGCTGCAGACATGA
- a CDS encoding zf-HC2 domain-containing protein — translation MSAIENERCLDSAEYVLGLLPVGERAAFSDHLSECPDCQARVGELAELLPLLALPAPPTLSVPALEPVVAVPTATQRATAGRRRFTSRRPVQWAAGLLTAAAAVLALFTIIRPAGPATAATEIATSASAAEPLVRTFPGLDVASVSVSVSAANTGSSMIVLCSGALDQNASHDAAGGLVSLWVWTRSGDQVEVTAWTDMPGSMTFAGRSSVAPADIAVFELRGRFGESLSRVNA, via the coding sequence ATGAGTGCGATCGAGAACGAACGGTGTCTGGACAGCGCGGAATACGTGTTGGGCCTGCTGCCGGTCGGCGAACGGGCAGCGTTCAGCGATCACCTGAGCGAATGCCCGGACTGCCAGGCCAGGGTCGGCGAGCTCGCCGAGCTGCTGCCCCTGCTCGCACTGCCTGCACCGCCCACGCTGTCGGTGCCGGCGCTCGAACCGGTCGTCGCGGTGCCGACCGCCACGCAGCGTGCGACGGCAGGTCGGCGACGGTTCACCAGCCGGCGACCCGTGCAGTGGGCCGCCGGCTTGCTGACGGCCGCCGCTGCCGTCCTCGCTCTGTTCACGATCATCAGGCCGGCCGGTCCTGCTACGGCCGCAACGGAAATCGCGACATCCGCGTCTGCAGCAGAGCCGCTGGTACGGACCTTCCCCGGATTGGACGTGGCCAGCGTGAGTGTGAGCGTGAGTGCGGCGAACACCGGCAGCTCGATGATCGTGTTGTGTTCCGGCGCGCTGGACCAGAATGCCTCCCACGACGCTGCGGGCGGGTTGGTGTCGCTGTGGGTGTGGACCCGGAGCGGGGATCAGGTCGAGGTCACTGCGTGGACTGACATGCCTGGATCGATGACGTTCGCCGGCCGCAGCTCCGTGGCCCCTGCCGACATCGCGGTGTTCGAACTCCGCGGAAGGTTCGGCGAATCGCTCTCCCGGGTGAACGCCTGA
- a CDS encoding redoxin family protein — MFSSPRRAIAAASAAAVLVLAGCGSSGTAAVGSAPGPAAASSNAATGSGAVAAPADTAEQAAWKKLPITDVSGKTFTIGDLQGKPVFVQFFATWCPSCRAQLTSTNAAAQQAGGNAVVLALSVETELDVADVAKYSSDNNFDAVTFAVMSPEMLAAVVAAFGNNAANPPSTPHVLVSSSGAVGELSTGAEATDAITASLTSA; from the coding sequence ATGTTCTCCTCTCCTCGAAGGGCGATCGCAGCCGCGAGTGCTGCTGCTGTTCTGGTGTTGGCCGGCTGCGGTTCGTCCGGTACGGCGGCCGTTGGTTCGGCGCCAGGACCGGCAGCGGCGAGCTCGAATGCTGCGACGGGCAGCGGCGCCGTTGCTGCACCTGCTGACACGGCGGAGCAGGCGGCATGGAAGAAGCTGCCGATCACCGACGTCAGCGGCAAGACCTTCACCATCGGTGACCTGCAGGGCAAGCCAGTGTTCGTCCAGTTCTTCGCCACCTGGTGCCCCAGTTGCCGGGCCCAGCTCACGAGCACCAATGCGGCCGCGCAGCAGGCAGGCGGTAATGCCGTTGTTCTTGCGCTCTCGGTGGAGACGGAGCTGGACGTCGCCGACGTGGCGAAATACAGCAGCGACAACAACTTCGACGCCGTCACTTTCGCCGTGATGTCGCCCGAGATGTTGGCCGCGGTGGTGGCCGCCTTCGGCAACAACGCCGCGAACCCGCCCTCGACGCCGCACGTGCTGGTGTCCAGCAGCGGCGCGGTCGGCGAACTGAGCACCGGGGCGGAAGCCACCGATGCGATCACGGCGTCGTTGACCAGCGCATGA
- a CDS encoding cytochrome c biogenesis protein CcdA — MSEYLQAFLLGNAAIIGNVCMLPLYPGLFVMLAGRAAAEPAGAVEGSAGGTGSAPAPTIARVRSVRWLGVFVLAGVLAAMIAVGAVLHLLRSPVATVLPVLLPTMYVLVAVLGILMIAGKNPFARMATTSIPVLRRPAVSAFVYGSLMAPLTLPCTGPLIISAFVLGSVGGSSAFAGSLTYFLFFGLGFGWPLVVLPLLAGPYQRQITRFLGAHHRIIGIASGILLLAIAAIGVWNDYQPTL; from the coding sequence GTGAGTGAGTATCTGCAGGCCTTCCTGCTCGGTAATGCCGCGATCATCGGCAATGTTTGCATGCTGCCGCTGTATCCGGGTCTGTTCGTGATGCTGGCCGGCCGGGCGGCTGCCGAACCAGCCGGCGCCGTCGAAGGCAGTGCGGGCGGTACCGGGAGCGCACCTGCACCGACGATCGCCCGGGTGAGGTCGGTGCGCTGGTTGGGGGTGTTCGTGCTGGCCGGTGTGCTTGCCGCGATGATCGCGGTCGGTGCCGTCCTGCATCTGCTGCGCAGCCCGGTGGCCACAGTTTTGCCGGTGCTGCTGCCCACGATGTACGTCTTGGTCGCGGTCCTCGGGATCCTGATGATCGCCGGGAAGAATCCCTTTGCCCGGATGGCGACCACCTCGATCCCGGTGCTCCGCCGGCCCGCGGTGTCCGCCTTCGTCTACGGCTCTTTGATGGCGCCGTTGACGCTGCCGTGCACCGGTCCGCTGATCATCTCGGCGTTCGTCCTGGGCAGTGTCGGTGGCAGCAGCGCCTTCGCCGGTTCGCTCACCTATTTCTTGTTCTTCGGGCTCGGATTCGGTTGGCCCTTGGTCGTTCTGCCGTTGTTGGCCGGACCGTACCAACGGCAGATCACCCGATTCCTCGGCGCGCACCACCGCATCATCGGCATCGCGTCCGGAATCCTGCTGCTGGCCATCGCCGCGATCGGCGTGTGGAACGACTACCAACCGACCCTCTGA
- a CDS encoding NAD(P)H-hydrate epimerase — MIPLNEPVPALTAGQMREIDRIMVEDLHILLAQMMENAGRSLAEVAVRRFRPDTVTVLAGPGGNGGGGLVAARHLANRGVKVQVCLARAAEDLTPVPALQLAILTSMGITVTDRPRPADLLIDALVGYSLHGDPSGRTGELIHWANTSSCQVLALDIPSGLDADTGVAASPCITAGATMTLALPRSGSATPSTSAGYSSPTSPSHPPPTAASGSRYRRFSETHRSSSSSTTTASSSLSDPGPVPQSTSQVVPGSTPFVRMAVSVNTAPPTDAPESSRVPVDVPRSRELGSCLRKQRPMSPGSRVVSTPEEVHAQVVIPIDVEVFWRPGCPYCSSLRSDLSRRGVAATWRNIWEDEGARAQVRAANSGNETVPTVRVGAQVLTNPSGARVAKLAGLGDGAPGARAGGPSIRWLLSWLPVAALVVAGVVLARSGHGGLSWAVDALAVAAWWFTRPLRR; from the coding sequence ATGATCCCTCTGAATGAGCCAGTCCCGGCGCTGACTGCTGGGCAGATGCGTGAGATCGACCGGATCATGGTGGAGGACCTGCACATCTTGCTGGCGCAGATGATGGAGAACGCCGGCCGCAGCCTCGCCGAGGTCGCCGTGCGCCGCTTCCGCCCCGACACCGTGACGGTCCTAGCCGGTCCGGGCGGCAACGGAGGCGGCGGCCTCGTCGCTGCCCGTCACCTCGCCAACCGCGGAGTCAAGGTCCAGGTGTGCCTGGCCCGGGCGGCGGAGGACCTCACGCCGGTGCCCGCACTACAGCTCGCCATCCTGACCAGCATGGGCATCACCGTCACCGACCGACCGCGACCGGCAGACCTGCTCATCGACGCGCTCGTCGGCTACAGCCTGCACGGCGACCCGAGCGGGAGAACCGGAGAACTGATCCACTGGGCGAACACCAGCAGCTGCCAGGTCCTGGCTCTCGACATCCCCAGCGGCCTCGACGCCGACACCGGCGTCGCAGCCTCCCCCTGCATCACGGCCGGAGCCACCATGACTCTCGCGCTGCCCAGGTCGGGCTCAGCAACACCGAGCACGTCGGCCGGCTATTCCTCGCCGACATCTCCGTCCCACCCGCCGCCTACTGCGGCATCGGGCTCGCGGTACCGGCGATTTTCCGAGACGCACCGATCATCGAGCTCGAGCACCACGACGGCGTCTTCCAGTCTGTCTGACCCGGGCCCTGTCCCTCAATCGACCAGCCAGGTCGTTCCCGGGTCCACCCCGTTCGTGAGGATGGCCGTATCGGTCAACACAGCACCTCCCACGGATGCTCCCGAGTCGTCGAGGGTGCCTGTCGATGTTCCAAGGTCGCGAGAGCTGGGGTCGTGTTTGCGGAAGCAACGGCCGATGTCACCGGGTTCCCGTGTGGTGAGCACTCCCGAGGAAGTCCATGCGCAAGTCGTGATCCCGATTGATGTCGAGGTTTTCTGGCGGCCCGGCTGCCCGTACTGCTCGTCCCTGCGCTCCGACCTGTCCCGCCGCGGCGTCGCGGCGACCTGGCGCAACATCTGGGAGGACGAGGGGGCCCGCGCGCAGGTTCGGGCGGCCAACAGCGGCAACGAGACTGTGCCGACCGTGCGCGTCGGGGCGCAGGTCCTGACCAACCCCAGTGGCGCTCGCGTCGCGAAGCTGGCCGGTCTGGGCGACGGCGCTCCAGGGGCGAGGGCAGGCGGGCCGTCGATCCGGTGGCTGCTGTCCTGGCTGCCGGTCGCCGCGCTCGTAGTCGCCGGCGTGGTGCTGGCCAGATCCGGGCACGGCGGGTTGAGCTGGGCCGTCGATGCTCTTGCGGTCGCAGCCTGGTGGTTCACCCGACCACTGCGTCGATGA
- a CDS encoding DUF427 domain-containing protein, translating to MIEATYEGRVIARSKDTVVVEGNHYFPLSDVDEQYLTATRSKSLCPWKGVASYYTVQVDGSASRNAAWTYRHPSPLARRIKNRVAFWGDVAVRDAGADSR from the coding sequence ATGATCGAGGCAACCTACGAGGGTCGCGTCATCGCGCGCAGCAAGGACACCGTCGTGGTCGAGGGCAACCACTACTTCCCGCTCAGCGATGTCGACGAGCAGTACCTGACAGCCACCCGGTCGAAATCGTTGTGTCCGTGGAAGGGTGTGGCGTCCTACTACACCGTGCAGGTGGACGGATCGGCCAGCCGCAATGCCGCCTGGACCTATCGGCACCCCTCACCGCTGGCCCGCCGAATCAAGAACCGCGTCGCGTTCTGGGGCGACGTCGCCGTCCGCGACGCCGGAGCCGACAGCCGATGA
- a CDS encoding radical SAM domain-containing protein — protein sequence MGLLRRRRGPRAHAQLIGGEVSLLPPEDHAAALLIMREHGREPMSMTHGDFDYDYLQALAVGPDGDRRFDRLSFAAHFDSLMFGRRGIERPADEAALNPYRQQFVAMFTRLRREHGVRSFLAHNMTVTPRNVGEIAQLIRDCHGFGFGLFSFQPAAFIGDDRRWHEGYRDTSADAVWAQIEAGAGTRLPFRALQVGDERCNRTTYGFYVGPDYFPILDEEKPADIAVRDAFLKNFGGISFSGTPPKLLLAKVARAVTRNPRVVVPFAGWLVRTARTVGLRRLVRHRNIRPATFVMHSFMDAEDVAPAWKAMQDGRVSEDPRIAETQQRLAACSYAMAHPETGELVPACVQHSVLDPGENAALRTLLPLTPIGRRRQPADPSA from the coding sequence ATGGGGTTGTTGCGTCGCCGGCGCGGCCCGCGGGCACATGCGCAACTGATCGGCGGTGAGGTGTCGCTGCTGCCGCCGGAGGATCACGCGGCTGCGCTGCTGATCATGCGTGAGCACGGCCGTGAGCCGATGAGCATGACTCACGGTGATTTCGACTACGACTACCTGCAGGCGCTTGCCGTCGGACCCGACGGCGATCGGCGATTCGACCGGCTGTCCTTCGCGGCGCACTTCGACTCCCTGATGTTCGGGCGGCGCGGCATCGAGCGGCCCGCCGACGAGGCAGCACTGAACCCCTACCGGCAGCAGTTCGTCGCCATGTTCACCCGCTTGCGCCGCGAACACGGCGTCCGATCGTTCCTGGCGCACAACATGACCGTGACCCCCCGCAACGTCGGTGAGATCGCCCAGCTCATCCGGGACTGCCACGGTTTCGGCTTCGGGTTGTTCTCCTTCCAACCAGCCGCATTCATCGGCGACGACCGCCGCTGGCACGAGGGCTACCGCGACACCTCGGCCGACGCAGTCTGGGCACAGATCGAGGCCGGCGCGGGAACCCGGCTGCCGTTCCGCGCACTGCAGGTCGGCGACGAACGGTGCAACCGCACCACCTACGGCTTCTACGTCGGGCCGGACTACTTCCCGATCCTGGATGAGGAGAAGCCCGCCGACATTGCGGTGCGCGATGCTTTCCTGAAGAACTTCGGCGGCATCAGCTTCTCCGGTACCCCACCGAAGCTGCTGCTGGCCAAAGTGGCACGCGCGGTCACCCGAAACCCCCGAGTCGTCGTCCCCTTCGCCGGCTGGCTGGTCCGCACCGCACGCACCGTCGGTCTCCGGCGACTGGTCCGGCACCGCAACATCCGCCCGGCGACGTTCGTGATGCACTCCTTCATGGACGCGGAAGATGTCGCCCCCGCGTGGAAGGCGATGCAGGACGGCCGGGTCAGCGAAGACCCGCGGATCGCCGAGACCCAGCAGCGGCTGGCGGCCTGCTCCTATGCGATGGCCCATCCCGAGACCGGGGAACTCGTTCCAGCGTGTGTGCAGCACAGCGTCCTGGATCCCGGAGAGAACGCCGCCCTGCGAACGCTGCTTCCGCTGACCCCGATCGGCCGCCGCCGACAGCCGGCAGACCCGAGCGCTTGA
- a CDS encoding NAD(P)/FAD-dependent oxidoreductase, whose protein sequence is MSRRYDLVVIGAGMAGVAAANKCADQGWQVAIVDALPYGGTCALRGCDPKKILRRGAEIVDAARLMHGKGIDDAGLSINWSDLMKHKHDFTDPVPQNMEDDLAGHHVDTLHGQARFTGTNRLEVDGAAYAADRFMIATGARPRPLAFPGSEHLIDSTDFLNLDALPPRIVFVGGGFISFEFAHIVARAGSSAIILDRGGRPLKRFDPDLVERLIERGTRAGIELRRSATITGVEAGDGDYRVTLERAGTPEIIETDLVVHGAGRVADLAELDLDAAEVAWGDRGVTVGDHLQSTSNPAVWAAGDAADTAGMPLTPVAVAEAKVAASNMIKATTTSPDYAGIPTAVFTIPELVRVGMLEQEAVDHGIDLDVRFTDTSGWYSSYRVGETTAAVKILIDRADDRIVGAHLLGPGYDELVNTIGMAIKLGLTTRQLKSATAAYPTVGSDLGSML, encoded by the coding sequence GTGAGCCGGCGCTACGACCTGGTCGTCATCGGCGCCGGGATGGCCGGAGTCGCCGCGGCGAACAAGTGCGCGGACCAGGGTTGGCAGGTGGCCATCGTGGACGCCCTGCCCTACGGCGGCACCTGCGCACTGCGGGGGTGCGACCCGAAGAAGATCCTGCGCCGTGGCGCGGAGATCGTCGACGCCGCCCGCCTGATGCACGGCAAGGGCATCGACGACGCCGGGTTGTCGATCAACTGGAGCGACCTGATGAAGCACAAGCACGACTTCACCGACCCCGTCCCGCAGAACATGGAAGACGACCTCGCCGGCCACCACGTCGACACCCTCCACGGTCAGGCACGGTTCACCGGCACCAACCGGCTCGAGGTCGACGGCGCCGCCTACGCCGCAGACCGCTTCATGATCGCGACCGGCGCCCGGCCGCGTCCTCTCGCCTTTCCCGGCTCCGAGCACCTGATCGACAGCACCGACTTCTTGAACCTCGACGCGCTCCCGCCCCGGATCGTGTTCGTGGGGGGCGGGTTCATCTCCTTCGAGTTCGCCCACATCGTCGCCCGGGCCGGCAGCTCGGCGATCATCCTCGACCGCGGAGGTCGTCCGCTGAAGCGCTTCGACCCCGATCTCGTCGAACGACTGATCGAGCGCGGCACGCGGGCCGGCATCGAGCTGCGCCGCTCCGCCACCATCACCGGCGTCGAGGCCGGCGACGGCGACTACCGGGTCACGCTCGAGCGCGCCGGCACCCCCGAGATCATCGAGACCGACCTCGTCGTCCACGGCGCCGGACGGGTCGCCGACCTGGCCGAGCTGGACCTCGACGCCGCCGAGGTTGCCTGGGGTGACCGCGGCGTCACCGTCGGAGACCACTTACAGAGCACGAGCAACCCGGCGGTCTGGGCCGCGGGTGACGCCGCGGACACCGCCGGCATGCCGCTGACCCCGGTTGCGGTCGCGGAGGCCAAGGTCGCCGCGTCGAACATGATCAAGGCCACCACCACCTCACCGGACTACGCCGGCATCCCGACCGCGGTCTTCACCATCCCCGAGCTCGTCCGCGTCGGAATGCTCGAGCAAGAAGCCGTCGACCACGGGATCGATCTCGACGTCCGCTTCACCGACACCAGTGGCTGGTACTCCAGCTACCGAGTGGGGGAGACCACGGCCGCGGTGAAGATCCTCATCGACCGAGCCGACGACCGCATCGTCGGGGCACACCTTTTGGGGCCCGGGTATGACGAACTGGTCAACACCATCGGCATGGCCATCAAACTCGGCCTCACCACCCGCCAACTCAAGTCCGCAACCGCCGCCTACCCGACCGTTGGATCCGACCTCGGCTCCATGCTCTGA
- a CDS encoding heavy metal-responsive transcriptional regulator, whose protein sequence is MRIGEVAAAAGLATQTIRFYERRGLLPEPCRGPNGYRHYDGSMLVRLRFIRTAQTAGLTLVEIASIIALRDDGATPCSHVQSLLLTKLCDVRSRQRELAAAEAELGSLIDRSHRLDPADCTNTQICHIISASS, encoded by the coding sequence ATGCGCATCGGAGAGGTCGCCGCCGCGGCCGGCTTGGCGACCCAGACGATCCGGTTCTACGAGCGCCGCGGCCTTCTTCCCGAACCGTGTCGCGGCCCGAACGGCTATCGCCACTACGACGGTTCGATGCTGGTTCGTCTCCGGTTCATCCGGACCGCCCAGACCGCTGGGCTCACCCTGGTCGAGATCGCCAGCATCATCGCCCTCCGCGACGACGGAGCCACTCCCTGCAGCCACGTCCAGTCCCTGCTGCTGACCAAGCTGTGCGATGTCCGGTCGCGGCAGCGTGAGCTCGCCGCCGCGGAGGCAGAGCTCGGAAGCCTCATCGACCGCAGCCACCGGCTCGATCCCGCCGACTGCACCAACACTCAGATCTGTCACATCATCTCGGCCTCCTCATAG
- a CDS encoding helix-turn-helix domain-containing protein: protein MGTRLVELAARGPSTKRATAEVCALLTQRGYVELRPDPSDRRAKLYVNTLGADAC, encoded by the coding sequence GTGGGAACCCGACTCGTCGAGCTTGCTGCGCGCGGGCCAAGTACGAAGCGGGCGACCGCCGAGGTGTGCGCCTTGCTGACGCAACGCGGATACGTCGAACTTCGGCCCGATCCCAGTGATCGTCGGGCCAAGCTCTACGTCAACACGTTGGGGGCCGACGCCTGCTAG